The following coding sequences lie in one Nitrososphaera sp. genomic window:
- a CDS encoding methyltransferase domain-containing protein, whose amino-acid sequence MNARNAWDAQAYEHVSKVQQGWGIRLLRSRKWGGSETVMDAGCGPGTLTKVLAGVVARGKVYAVDKDAGMAGRAKTNLRGIGNVEVICADMSRTGLPGAVDVVFSNAAIHWVMDHSTLFAHFKELLAEGGELLLQFGGEGNLEHELQIADRVMENEHFAPHFSDWKAPWNFSTRQETSDLLGRLGFRDIVSEISFESPVFSTKREFEDFLRTVILRPYLQGLQPDDKDRFVQEFLALYAKDRAKMTLDYVRLTVTAKK is encoded by the coding sequence GTGAACGCCCGCAATGCGTGGGATGCCCAAGCTTACGAGCATGTTTCCAAAGTGCAACAGGGGTGGGGCATCAGGCTTCTCAGGTCAAGAAAGTGGGGCGGAAGCGAAACGGTCATGGATGCCGGCTGCGGTCCTGGCACTTTAACGAAAGTTTTGGCAGGCGTGGTTGCACGCGGAAAGGTCTATGCCGTGGATAAGGATGCAGGGATGGCTGGAAGGGCCAAAACAAACCTCAGGGGGATTGGCAACGTCGAAGTGATTTGCGCGGATATGTCCAGGACTGGGCTGCCAGGTGCCGTGGATGTCGTATTTTCAAACGCGGCCATCCACTGGGTCATGGACCATAGCACGCTGTTTGCCCACTTCAAAGAGCTCCTAGCGGAAGGAGGCGAACTCTTGCTCCAGTTCGGAGGCGAAGGCAACCTAGAACATGAATTGCAAATTGCAGATCGGGTAATGGAAAATGAGCATTTTGCACCGCATTTCTCCGACTGGAAGGCACCGTGGAATTTTTCTACTCGGCAGGAAACGTCTGACCTGCTCGGCCGTCTCGGATTCCGGGATATAGTTTCAGAGATCTCATTCGAGTCTCCTGTATTCTCGACAAAGCGCGAATTTGAAGATTTTTTGCGGACTGTGATTCTGCGCCCATATCTCCAAGGCCTGCAGCCTGACGATAAAGACCGATTTGTACAAGAGTTTCTAGCCCTGTACGCAAAAGACCGCGCTAAAATGACTCTTGATTACGTCCGGCTGACAGTAACTGCCAAAAAATAA
- a CDS encoding methane monooxygenase/ammonia monooxygenase subunit C, with the protein MAQMPALIPKEVEIQRLKKIYIMVIMLGSIAASVEVDNFVDGSLHQTAIRDSAFTPAHWWLYSHFVALPLGWGFVAMYDRRVPILRGPGNSMNTGLKITIIGYLATMFTIGVNELWHFWFVEEIFSVPNHWMFNMGVVVAFMGALAYVVRVYARLVELGAETPAKNPYVAEMYKLALEGKLYSRSIP; encoded by the coding sequence ATGGCTCAGATGCCAGCACTGATACCAAAAGAAGTCGAAATTCAGAGACTGAAGAAGATCTACATCATGGTCATCATGCTGGGTTCTATTGCAGCCTCAGTAGAAGTCGACAACTTTGTCGACGGCTCACTGCACCAGACCGCAATCAGAGACAGTGCCTTTACGCCGGCACACTGGTGGCTCTACAGCCACTTCGTAGCTCTCCCGCTTGGATGGGGCTTTGTCGCTATGTACGACAGAAGAGTACCAATCCTGAGGGGTCCAGGCAACTCGATGAACACTGGTCTAAAGATCACGATCATCGGTTACTTGGCAACAATGTTCACAATCGGCGTTAACGAGCTCTGGCACTTCTGGTTCGTCGAAGAAATCTTCTCAGTTCCGAACCACTGGATGTTCAACATGGGTGTAGTCGTTGCATTCATGGGCGCTCTGGCATACGTAGTCAGAGTATACGCCAGACTGGTCGAACTGGGTGCAGAAACACCAGCAAAGAACCCATACGTCGCAGAAATGTACAAGCTCGCACTCGAAGGCAAGCTGTACAGCAGATCCATACCTTAG
- a CDS encoding ABC transporter permease, whose translation MNIAQIFSLAFDALRERKVRSALTVLMVVVGSSLMVALNGLGAGFGDFINNQFNKLAPNVLFVTSAQASNSNPFGGSGPPPAPKITLNEVVVSRIRSLPFVSDVIPSYQGQVALKSQGKTIQTTVFSIDPQKLYVIAPTIKFVDGSSVRQNDPSAIILSDKIANPPGDKTPFATVGQTILAQYTYVDDKTGKEVTHTKSFVVTGIIKPTGNPTVDSAVVFNRLAGNDLLNKNSKFDALLVAAKSGEFVDVVQDEIRRLYGNDIGITTPKAILETIQQFTTGFTSFILSIALVALLVGGVGIITTLYTSVTERIREIGTMKAIGAQNSFILVLFLVEALIIGVIGATLGLLTGIGGGYALVTGFASRGSDATAGLVPVFRPADLAQVWGLSVGLAIFAGIYPAWKASRLPPIVALRRE comes from the coding sequence ATGAATATCGCGCAGATATTTTCGCTCGCATTTGACGCCCTCCGCGAGCGCAAGGTCAGGTCGGCGCTCACAGTCCTGATGGTAGTGGTCGGGAGTAGCCTCATGGTCGCCCTGAACGGCCTTGGGGCAGGCTTTGGCGACTTTATCAACAACCAGTTCAACAAGCTGGCCCCAAACGTGCTCTTTGTGACAAGCGCGCAGGCCAGCAACTCAAACCCGTTCGGCGGTAGCGGCCCTCCTCCGGCCCCCAAGATAACCCTGAACGAGGTCGTCGTATCGAGGATAAGGTCGCTTCCCTTTGTAAGCGACGTCATCCCTTCCTATCAGGGGCAGGTCGCACTAAAGTCGCAGGGCAAGACCATCCAGACAACGGTGTTCTCGATAGACCCGCAAAAGCTGTACGTCATAGCGCCCACTATCAAGTTTGTTGACGGCTCGTCTGTCCGGCAGAACGACCCGTCGGCCATCATTCTTTCCGACAAGATTGCAAACCCGCCCGGCGACAAGACGCCCTTTGCCACGGTGGGGCAGACCATCCTTGCTCAATATACCTACGTTGACGACAAGACCGGGAAAGAGGTCACTCACACCAAGAGTTTTGTCGTAACCGGCATAATCAAGCCGACCGGGAACCCGACCGTGGACTCGGCAGTTGTGTTTAACCGGCTTGCAGGAAACGATTTGCTGAACAAGAACAGCAAGTTCGACGCGCTTTTGGTGGCTGCCAAGTCCGGCGAGTTTGTTGACGTCGTTCAGGACGAGATAAGGAGGCTTTACGGGAATGACATCGGGATCACGACCCCGAAGGCGATTCTTGAAACCATACAGCAGTTTACCACCGGGTTTACCTCGTTTATTCTCAGCATTGCCCTTGTGGCGCTTTTGGTTGGAGGCGTAGGCATTATCACGACGCTGTACACTTCAGTCACCGAGCGAATCCGGGAGATCGGAACGATGAAGGCAATCGGCGCGCAGAACAGCTTCATCCTTGTCCTGTTTCTCGTGGAGGCTCTGATAATTGGCGTTATAGGTGCAACTCTGGGCCTCCTGACCGGAATAGGCGGAGGATACGCTCTCGTAACAGGCTTTGCATCGAGAGGCTCGGACGCAACGGCGGGCCTTGTACCGGTTTTTCGGCCGGCGGACCTCGCACAAGTATGGGGGCTTTCAGTAGGACTCGCCATATTCGCAGGAATTTATCCTGCCTGGAAAGCATCAAGACTGCCGCCAATAGTTGCTCTGAGAAGAGAATAA
- a CDS encoding ABC transporter ATP-binding protein, with amino-acid sequence MSRHEVSSTSEVFEDAAAEGPVLKVDGISKVFQSSAGVVTALDSINIEINRGEFVSIVGPSGSGKSTLLNIIGALDRPTTGKVFISGVDIFELADSEIATMRNHLIGFIFQSYNLINRTTVQKNVELPGILADMPGAQRSLRSAKLLEILGIGNKAGFKPSNLSGGQQQRVAIARSLMNDPAIILADEPTGNLDTKTGWEVFDLMRMLSSKFRRTIVMVTHNPELAERTDRAIFIRDGVVEKEVAYKN; translated from the coding sequence TTGTCCCGTCATGAGGTTTCATCCACTTCGGAAGTGTTTGAGGATGCAGCAGCCGAGGGTCCCGTACTGAAAGTGGACGGGATATCAAAGGTCTTCCAGTCCTCCGCCGGCGTTGTAACTGCACTGGACTCGATCAACATCGAAATAAACAGGGGCGAGTTCGTCTCCATAGTCGGTCCGTCTGGCAGCGGCAAGTCCACTCTGCTCAATATCATCGGGGCCCTTGACCGGCCTACCACCGGCAAGGTCTTTATCAGCGGCGTCGACATCTTTGAACTGGCAGACAGTGAGATTGCGACCATGCGCAACCATCTCATCGGCTTTATTTTTCAATCCTACAATTTGATAAACAGGACCACGGTCCAGAAGAACGTGGAGCTCCCCGGAATTCTTGCAGACATGCCCGGCGCGCAGAGGTCTCTGAGGTCTGCCAAGCTCCTTGAGATTCTCGGGATAGGCAACAAGGCCGGCTTCAAGCCCTCAAACCTCAGCGGTGGACAGCAGCAGCGGGTCGCGATTGCCAGGTCGCTGATGAATGACCCAGCGATAATTCTTGCAGACGAGCCTACAGGGAATCTGGATACAAAAACTGGCTGGGAGGTGTTTGACCTTATGCGAATGCTCTCAAGCAAGTTCCGAAGGACAATCGTAATGGTTACTCACAACCCAGAGCTTGCCGAGCGCACCGACAGGGCAATTTTTATACGAGATGGCGTTGTCGAAAAAGAGGTGGCCTACAAAAATTGA
- a CDS encoding YHS domain-containing protein produces the protein MPVDPVCGIEMAQELAVAHDHKGKTYYFCCEGCKRIFVKKPGKYSR, from the coding sequence GTGCCAGTTGATCCGGTATGTGGTATTGAAATGGCTCAGGAACTGGCTGTGGCGCACGATCATAAGGGCAAGACCTACTATTTTTGCTGCGAGGGCTGCAAGCGGATTTTCGTAAAAAAACCGGGCAAGTACTCCCGCTAG
- a CDS encoding asparagine synthase-related protein: protein MTSSNRFPDSSSASALSSYSGAQNTRCHELISILEKCSARNNACAVLLSGGLDSAILASVSRPELAVTVVLSAHAPDFAYSKMAAVKFCKRHSISIVSDKSIPLLVDSVIKTLKTFDPIEIRNSLVVLEGIRAAKLEGCDKLMTGDGADELFAGYNFLTRYHSDLPRLQKELERLWSVMHFSSLALGHAEGVRISTPYLDSEFVEFSKSLDVSEKVGTHDGVSMGKFLLRRCFEEVIGPELAWRRKMAQEEGSGMSEIKTILESGISDDDFARGAKAAAAQKVKLRSKEHMFYYQSYLKYFDPPDSYSSEMDHSAGRCPECRALFRTAGKFCRTCGAFPVDPR from the coding sequence TTGACCAGTAGCAACCGATTCCCGGATAGTTCTTCCGCATCTGCACTTTCGAGTTACAGCGGCGCTCAGAATACCCGATGCCACGAACTTATCAGCATACTGGAGAAGTGCAGTGCGCGAAACAACGCTTGCGCCGTACTGCTTTCAGGCGGCCTGGACAGCGCAATCCTTGCGTCGGTGTCAAGGCCTGAATTGGCAGTGACAGTCGTCCTTTCCGCTCATGCGCCGGACTTTGCATACTCTAAAATGGCGGCCGTGAAGTTCTGCAAGCGTCACAGTATATCGATCGTCAGCGACAAGTCTATTCCTTTGCTTGTGGACTCTGTAATCAAAACTCTGAAGACGTTTGACCCTATAGAGATAAGAAATTCCCTTGTGGTGCTTGAAGGAATCCGCGCAGCCAAGCTCGAAGGATGCGATAAACTAATGACAGGCGACGGGGCAGACGAACTGTTTGCAGGCTACAACTTTCTAACCCGCTATCATTCGGACCTGCCCCGGCTGCAGAAAGAACTTGAAAGGCTATGGTCCGTAATGCACTTTTCATCCCTGGCACTCGGGCATGCGGAAGGAGTCAGAATTTCAACCCCGTATCTTGACAGCGAGTTCGTGGAATTTTCCAAGTCACTTGATGTCTCTGAAAAAGTTGGGACGCATGACGGCGTCTCTATGGGCAAGTTCTTGTTGCGGAGGTGCTTTGAAGAGGTGATAGGACCAGAGCTAGCGTGGAGGCGCAAGATGGCTCAGGAAGAAGGATCAGGGATGAGTGAAATCAAGACAATTCTGGAATCTGGCATCAGCGACGATGACTTTGCAAGAGGAGCCAAAGCCGCCGCAGCGCAAAAAGTGAAACTAAGGTCAAAGGAACACATGTTCTACTACCAAAGCTATCTCAAGTATTTCGACCCCCCAGACTCATATTCTTCCGAAATGGATCATTCCGCAGGCCGCTGCCCGGAATGTCGGGCGCTGTTCAGAACTGCGGGGAAATTCTGCAGAACTTGCGGCGCCTTTCCCGTCGACCCACGGTAG
- the mce gene encoding methylmalonyl-CoA epimerase: MRVDHIAIAVSSVEKALEDYKKILNVDELKIEEVPNEKVKVAMLMLEDTRIELMEPTAPDSPISKFLTDRGEGIHHIAITADDIEKDVERASANGMKMLGGLRTGSYGRRITFIHPKSLHGVLTEFCEAPSGQEHE; the protein is encoded by the coding sequence ATGAGAGTTGACCATATTGCGATTGCGGTAAGCAGCGTTGAAAAGGCGCTTGAAGACTACAAGAAGATTCTCAATGTTGACGAGCTGAAAATCGAGGAAGTGCCAAACGAAAAGGTAAAGGTCGCTATGCTTATGCTTGAGGATACCCGAATAGAGCTTATGGAGCCCACTGCGCCGGACAGCCCCATCTCCAAATTCCTGACAGACCGCGGTGAGGGAATTCACCACATCGCCATAACGGCCGACGACATTGAAAAGGACGTCGAGCGGGCATCCGCAAACGGCATGAAGATGCTCGGGGGGCTCCGGACCGGCTCGTACGGCAGAAGAATAACTTTCATTCATCCAAAATCTCTGCACGGGGTTCTTACAGAGTTCTGCGAAGCACCCTCCGGACAAGAGCACGAGTAG
- a CDS encoding methylmalonyl-CoA mutase family protein codes for MAGKKTARKAPASASKGQADFVTDSGIAVKRFYSRKDAIPAGASEEPGKFPFTRGLYPDMYRERVWTMRQYSGFGSAEETNKRFKFLLDHGQTGLSLAFDLPTQTGRDSDEAQSEGEVGRTGVAISSIKDMLTCFDGIPLDKVSTSMTINSTASTLLSLYVTVAESQGVSPDQLRGTTQNDILKEYIARNTYIYPPKPSMRLIGDMIEYCSKKVPQWYPISISGYHMREAGSNAVQELAFTFANAIAYIETCTDRGLKVDDFAPRLSFFFCCTMEFCEEIAKFRAARRIYANIMKKRFRAKNDKSMHLRFHVQTSGESLTAQQVDNNIVRVATEALAAVLGGCQSLHTNSRDEALALPTEESVKVALRTQQIIASETGVVKTADPLAGSYYIEYLTSEIEDGVEKYLKRIDKMGGALAAVEKGFFQEEIRNNAYRLKKEIDENKRVIVGVNKYQDAHDVEPKLNRIDPELEAKQLARLREFKNGRDSSKASAALSELQKAAERPDENLMPLIINSVKSHTTLGEISSTLRTVFGRYEPRVSF; via the coding sequence TTGGCAGGCAAAAAGACTGCTCGAAAGGCCCCCGCTTCGGCATCCAAAGGTCAGGCTGACTTTGTCACAGACTCTGGCATAGCCGTGAAGCGTTTCTATTCCCGAAAGGATGCCATACCAGCCGGCGCCAGCGAGGAACCCGGCAAGTTTCCATTTACCCGCGGCCTGTACCCCGACATGTACCGCGAGCGCGTCTGGACCATGCGGCAGTACAGCGGCTTTGGCAGCGCCGAGGAAACAAACAAGCGCTTCAAATTCCTGCTGGACCACGGTCAGACCGGTCTCTCGCTTGCTTTTGACCTGCCGACGCAAACCGGCAGGGACTCTGACGAAGCACAATCTGAAGGCGAGGTAGGAAGAACCGGCGTCGCCATCTCGTCCATTAAGGACATGCTGACCTGCTTTGACGGGATTCCTCTCGACAAGGTTAGCACGTCAATGACAATCAACTCTACTGCCTCTACTCTGTTGTCGCTGTACGTAACCGTCGCAGAATCACAGGGGGTTAGCCCGGACCAGCTTCGAGGCACTACGCAGAACGATATCCTGAAGGAGTACATTGCCAGAAACACGTACATCTATCCCCCCAAGCCCTCCATGAGGCTCATTGGAGACATGATAGAGTACTGCTCCAAAAAGGTTCCACAGTGGTACCCTATCAGTATCTCCGGCTACCACATGCGCGAGGCTGGTAGCAACGCGGTGCAGGAGCTCGCATTTACATTCGCAAACGCCATCGCCTACATCGAGACCTGTACTGACAGGGGACTCAAGGTCGACGACTTTGCCCCGAGGCTCTCATTCTTTTTCTGCTGCACGATGGAGTTCTGCGAAGAGATTGCCAAGTTCAGGGCGGCCAGGAGAATTTACGCCAACATTATGAAGAAGCGTTTCAGGGCAAAGAACGACAAGTCGATGCACCTGCGCTTCCACGTGCAAACCTCTGGCGAGTCGCTTACAGCGCAGCAGGTGGACAATAACATCGTCCGAGTCGCAACGGAAGCACTTGCCGCAGTACTGGGAGGCTGCCAGTCATTGCATACCAACTCTCGCGACGAGGCGCTGGCACTTCCGACCGAGGAGTCCGTAAAGGTCGCCCTGAGGACGCAACAGATAATCGCCAGCGAAACCGGGGTTGTCAAAACCGCCGACCCGCTGGCGGGCTCTTACTACATAGAGTACCTGACTTCCGAAATCGAAGACGGGGTTGAAAAATACCTCAAGAGAATTGACAAAATGGGAGGCGCGCTCGCAGCCGTTGAGAAAGGGTTCTTCCAGGAGGAAATCCGAAACAATGCATACAGACTAAAGAAGGAGATCGATGAAAACAAGCGGGTTATTGTTGGCGTCAACAAGTACCAGGATGCACATGACGTCGAGCCCAAGTTGAACAGGATCGACCCCGAGCTTGAGGCAAAGCAGCTGGCCAGGCTTCGCGAATTCAAGAATGGCCGGGACTCCTCAAAGGCGTCAGCCGCATTGTCGGAATTGCAAAAGGCCGCCGAAAGGCCGGACGAGAATCTGATGCCCCTTATCATAAATTCAGTCAAGAGCCACACAACGCTTGGAGAAATCAGCAGCACCTTGAGGACAGTCTTTGGCAGGTACGAACCCCGGGTATCGTTCTAG
- the meaB gene encoding methylmalonyl Co-A mutase-associated GTPase MeaB — translation MLPIVKGLLAGDRRSLARAISSIDNDEKDSRKIILEIFAKTGKAKTVGLTGPGGAGKSSLVGRLIPEFVALKHKVAVLAVDPTSPLTGGAILGDRVRMQSSLDSEVFMRSMASRGAVGGVSKSLRNAIRVLDAAGYDLILVESVGAGQLEIEISKVVDLTIVVFTPNTGDNVQAVKAGLTEIGDMYVVNKADLDGSSELYTTLLDLIGDTERKPPVLKVSAKTGAGLKELARSVEKSLKDKSSNYKERNRKMLEEELRELVLDNIESKVALILEKDPKFSELVESLARKEIDPYTAAERISANFIR, via the coding sequence ATGCTCCCTATCGTAAAGGGACTTCTTGCCGGCGACCGGCGCTCTCTTGCCCGGGCCATCTCGTCGATAGATAATGACGAAAAAGACTCTCGGAAGATAATACTCGAAATATTCGCTAAGACCGGCAAGGCCAAAACCGTCGGCCTGACGGGGCCGGGAGGCGCAGGTAAAAGCTCGCTAGTAGGCAGGCTGATCCCGGAGTTTGTGGCCCTCAAGCACAAAGTCGCGGTCCTTGCTGTGGACCCTACTAGCCCGCTTACTGGCGGAGCAATTTTGGGCGACAGGGTCCGGATGCAGAGCAGTCTGGACAGCGAGGTATTCATGCGGAGCATGGCATCTCGCGGGGCAGTCGGCGGCGTGTCCAAGTCGCTCCGAAACGCAATCAGGGTGCTCGACGCGGCGGGTTACGACCTCATTCTCGTGGAAAGCGTCGGCGCCGGCCAGCTGGAAATAGAGATCTCGAAGGTAGTGGACCTTACGATAGTTGTTTTCACTCCCAACACCGGGGATAACGTTCAGGCCGTCAAGGCGGGACTGACTGAAATCGGGGACATGTACGTGGTAAACAAGGCAGACTTGGACGGATCGTCGGAGCTCTATACGACACTGCTTGACCTGATAGGCGACACTGAAAGAAAACCCCCGGTTCTCAAGGTCTCCGCAAAGACCGGGGCCGGACTGAAAGAGTTAGCAAGAAGTGTAGAAAAGTCGCTAAAGGATAAGAGCAGTAATTATAAAGAACGCAATAGAAAGATGTTGGAAGAGGAGCTGCGAGAATTGGTGCTTGACAATATTGAAAGCAAGGTCGCGTTGATTCTTGAAAAGGATCCGAAATTTTCAGAGCTAGTAGAGAGTCTGGCCCGGAAGGAAATTGACCCGTACACGGCGGCAGAAAGGATTTCTGCCAATTTTATCAGGTGA
- a CDS encoding cobalamin B12-binding domain-containing protein, which produces MSSHSLQEQQLAKRPIRVLVSKLGLDGHDRGALVICRAFRDAGMEVIYSGLFCTPEQVANIAIDEDVDAVAMSLLNGAHLTLFPKVARLLKEKGAEDILVVGGGIIPESDRKELESRGVTGNFGPGTPLPVIIRHIQENVKKPRD; this is translated from the coding sequence ATGTCATCGCACTCCCTTCAGGAGCAACAGCTCGCAAAACGCCCCATCAGGGTTCTCGTTTCCAAGCTCGGACTAGACGGACACGATAGGGGCGCGCTCGTCATCTGCAGGGCATTTCGTGATGCAGGCATGGAAGTCATTTACTCTGGGCTGTTTTGCACACCTGAGCAGGTAGCAAATATTGCGATTGACGAAGATGTTGACGCCGTGGCAATGAGCCTGCTAAACGGCGCCCATCTAACGCTCTTTCCAAAGGTCGCCAGACTCTTGAAGGAAAAAGGCGCCGAAGACATACTGGTAGTAGGAGGCGGCATCATACCGGAAAGCGACAGAAAGGAGCTTGAGAGCCGGGGCGTAACCGGCAACTTTGGTCCCGGCACCCCGCTGCCGGTGATAATAAGGCACATTCAGGAGAACGTAAAAAAGCCGAGAGACTAG
- the ilvC gene encoding ketol-acid reductoisomerase, with protein sequence MPAKKWLDDQVTLDALKNQTVAVIGYGIQGRAQASNMKDSGLKVVVGLRKGGKTWKQAEDDGHKVMEVSEAAKLGDIIHVLIPDMEQADTYSKEISKHVTKGKALCFSHGAAIHWKWIVPPKDVDVIMVAPKGPGQRVRELYQEGFGTPSLVAVYQDFTGKALDRVLALSKAIGSTRPGVLQTNFKEEVETDWFGEQVDLCGGAHALVMNAFETLVEAGYQPEVAYFECLHELKLIVDLIQKYGITGMYNRVSETARYGGLTRGPRVVDKESKKKMKQVLGEIQSGEFANEWVSMYKKEGKNSFARYMKEIEAHQIEKVGKEMRRMMWPKAEEV encoded by the coding sequence ATGCCAGCCAAGAAATGGCTTGACGACCAAGTTACTCTTGACGCTCTCAAGAATCAGACGGTTGCAGTAATAGGATACGGCATCCAGGGCCGCGCGCAGGCCTCAAACATGAAGGACTCGGGACTCAAGGTAGTTGTGGGACTTCGCAAGGGGGGCAAGACATGGAAGCAGGCTGAAGACGACGGCCACAAGGTAATGGAAGTGTCAGAGGCCGCCAAGCTAGGCGACATTATCCATGTCCTGATTCCCGACATGGAGCAGGCAGACACGTACAGCAAAGAAATTTCAAAGCACGTCACTAAGGGAAAGGCGCTCTGCTTTTCTCATGGCGCTGCAATTCACTGGAAGTGGATAGTGCCCCCAAAAGACGTAGACGTTATCATGGTTGCCCCAAAGGGTCCGGGCCAGCGAGTAAGGGAGCTTTACCAGGAAGGCTTTGGCACACCTTCGCTTGTTGCCGTCTATCAGGACTTTACCGGCAAGGCGCTTGACAGGGTTCTAGCGCTTTCCAAGGCGATAGGGAGCACAAGGCCGGGGGTTCTGCAGACCAACTTCAAGGAGGAGGTCGAAACCGACTGGTTCGGCGAGCAGGTCGACCTTTGCGGAGGTGCTCATGCGCTTGTCATGAACGCTTTTGAAACCCTTGTTGAGGCCGGCTATCAGCCTGAAGTCGCCTACTTTGAGTGCCTGCACGAGCTAAAGCTCATCGTGGACCTAATCCAAAAGTACGGCATAACAGGCATGTACAACCGCGTCAGCGAGACTGCAAGGTACGGCGGGCTTACCCGCGGACCTAGAGTTGTCGACAAGGAGAGCAAAAAGAAGATGAAGCAGGTGCTCGGCGAAATTCAGTCCGGCGAGTTTGCGAACGAGTGGGTTAGCATGTACAAGAAGGAGGGCAAGAACTCGTTTGCGCGTTACATGAAGGAAATAGAGGCCCACCAGATAGAAAAGGTCGGCAAGGAGATGCGAAGGATGATGTGGCCCAAGGCCGAAGAGGTCTAG
- a CDS encoding Lrp/AsnC family transcriptional regulator — translation MQARQQGLDEIDKALLNDIQWVFPLAERPYLEIGKKHGISEQEVMSRISGLKQMGLIRQINAIFDTRRLGYKSALVAFSVIPDKLDWVAEQVNKHPGVSHNYERNHEYNMWFTLAVPPGSDMKADLDRMASLDGVIKYRLLPTLKLYKIGVRLDMVNSDAEKPQPTDEVKHMSSEKLEITERDKEFVRQLQKDLPVVEEPFASAARSLGITTEELFAKAREYEASGLMRRFAAILRHRDAGFVANGMVVWNVPEDRVDEAGFKLAEFPQVSHCYRRPVYPDWNYNVFSMVHARSLAAAEKMAAEMSAAIRIDDYRILFSSREFKKERVKYFE, via the coding sequence ATGCAAGCCAGACAGCAAGGACTCGACGAGATTGACAAGGCGTTGCTAAACGACATACAGTGGGTTTTTCCTCTCGCTGAAAGGCCTTACCTTGAGATCGGCAAAAAGCACGGCATATCCGAGCAGGAAGTAATGAGCAGGATTTCGGGCTTGAAGCAGATGGGACTAATCCGGCAGATAAACGCGATTTTTGATACGAGAAGGCTGGGCTACAAGAGCGCGCTGGTAGCATTTTCAGTAATCCCCGATAAACTCGACTGGGTGGCAGAACAGGTCAACAAGCACCCGGGAGTCAGCCACAACTATGAGCGAAACCACGAGTACAACATGTGGTTTACACTGGCTGTTCCCCCCGGCTCCGACATGAAGGCCGACCTGGACAGGATGGCTTCGCTTGATGGCGTGATAAAGTACCGCCTGCTTCCCACCCTGAAACTGTACAAGATAGGCGTGAGGCTGGACATGGTAAATTCGGACGCCGAAAAGCCGCAGCCGACAGACGAGGTCAAGCACATGAGCTCTGAAAAGTTGGAGATAACAGAACGCGACAAAGAGTTTGTCCGCCAGCTTCAGAAAGACCTTCCGGTAGTCGAAGAACCGTTTGCATCTGCCGCTCGGAGCCTGGGCATAACCACAGAGGAACTTTTTGCCAAGGCACGCGAGTACGAGGCAAGCGGCCTGATGAGGCGCTTTGCAGCGATTCTCAGGCACAGGGACGCGGGCTTTGTAGCAAACGGCATGGTGGTATGGAACGTGCCCGAGGACAGGGTGGACGAGGCTGGCTTCAAGCTTGCCGAGTTTCCACAGGTCAGCCACTGCTACAGGCGCCCCGTGTATCCGGACTGGAACTACAATGTGTTTAGCATGGTGCATGCAAGATCGCTTGCCGCCGCGGAAAAGATGGCCGCTGAAATGTCCGCAGCGATTCGGATTGACGATTATAGAATCCTGTTTAGCTCGCGGGAATTCAAAAAAGAGCGCGTGAAGTACTTTGAATAG